The following proteins come from a genomic window of Campylobacter coli 76339:
- a CDS encoding Flagellar hook-associated protein FlgL, producing MRITNKLNFTNSISTSMGAQSSLYQISQQLSSGIKIQNSYEDASVYIDNTRLEYEIKTLEQVKQATNSAKEMTQNSMKALQDMVKLLEEFKVKVTQAASDSNSQTSREAIAKELERIKESIVQLANTSVNGQYLFAGSQVANKPFDSNGNYYGDKNNINVVTGSGTESPYNIPGWDLFFKADGDYKKQISTNVSFTDNRWDLTQNPDQTKYLTSDSKWQQLIGQGYVQDNSLDADKDFEYDDKLDFPPTTLYVQGTRPDGTSFKSAVLVKPEDTLEDVMENIGTLYGNTPNNKVVEVSMNDSGQIQITDLKQGNNKLDFHAVAFTPQADDRGELTGIIDAAKQEGISMEEVTNRVMAAATANPSNGDITNLNNPVTVTINNQNFTIDLKQTDFIKSKMTDTDGNAANGADYDNVYFEKDGNTVYGNVSQVIKGSNAYATESTKLSEVMAGDSLNGTTLNLKVNSKGGNTYDVSINLQTSTVSFPDPNDPTQTISFPIMHTDPATGNSGVVTGSNDITYGQINDIIGMFAADKIPTASINPTNGKVAAADYQNIQQLMKDSNATVDVSMDYKGRISVTDKLSSGTNIEISLSDSQSGHFPTPPFTTTSTVQNGPNFNFSANNSLTIDEPNVDIIKDLDLMIDAVLSGNMRADSESEDPRNTGMQGALERLDHLADHVSKLNTTMGAYHNTIDGVNTRATFLSVNVQSIKSNVIDVDYGEAMMNLMQTQLAYQASLKASTTISQLSLLNYM from the coding sequence AATGACCCAAAACAGTATGAAGGCTTTGCAAGATATGGTGAAGCTTCTTGAGGAATTTAAAGTAAAGGTTACTCAAGCAGCAAGCGATAGTAATTCTCAAACTTCAAGAGAGGCTATAGCTAAAGAATTAGAACGAATTAAAGAAAGTATAGTTCAGCTTGCAAATACTAGTGTTAATGGGCAATATCTTTTTGCGGGTTCACAAGTAGCTAATAAACCTTTTGATTCTAATGGAAATTATTATGGAGATAAAAACAATATCAATGTAGTAACTGGATCGGGCACCGAAAGTCCTTATAATATCCCTGGATGGGATTTGTTTTTTAAAGCCGATGGTGACTATAAAAAACAAATAAGCACCAATGTCAGTTTTACGGATAATCGTTGGGATCTTACTCAAAATCCTGATCAAACCAAGTATCTTACAAGTGATTCTAAATGGCAACAACTAATCGGTCAAGGTTATGTACAAGATAATAGCTTGGATGCCGATAAAGACTTTGAATATGATGATAAGCTAGATTTTCCTCCTACTACTCTTTATGTTCAAGGCACAAGACCAGATGGAACAAGTTTTAAAAGTGCTGTGCTTGTAAAACCTGAAGATACTTTAGAAGATGTAATGGAAAATATCGGAACCCTATATGGTAATACTCCAAACAATAAAGTCGTTGAAGTAAGCATGAATGATAGCGGTCAAATTCAAATCACAGATTTAAAACAAGGCAATAATAAACTTGATTTTCACGCTGTAGCTTTCACGCCGCAAGCTGATGATAGGGGTGAGCTTACGGGCATTATCGATGCTGCTAAGCAAGAAGGTATTTCCATGGAAGAGGTTACAAATAGGGTGATGGCTGCTGCTACTGCAAATCCTAGCAATGGAGATATCACAAACTTAAATAATCCCGTGACCGTAACAATTAATAACCAAAACTTTACAATCGATTTAAAACAAACTGATTTTATTAAAAGTAAAATGACAGATACAGATGGAAATGCAGCCAATGGAGCTGATTATGATAATGTTTATTTTGAAAAAGATGGCAATACGGTTTACGGTAATGTTTCTCAAGTTATCAAAGGAAGCAATGCTTATGCTACCGAATCAACCAAGCTTAGCGAAGTTATGGCAGGAGATAGCTTAAATGGTACGACTTTGAATTTAAAAGTTAATTCTAAAGGCGGAAATACTTATGATGTAAGTATAAATTTACAAACTTCAACTGTAAGTTTTCCTGATCCTAATGATCCTACACAAACTATAAGCTTTCCTATTATGCATACTGATCCTGCAACAGGAAATAGTGGCGTTGTCACAGGATCAAACGATATTACCTACGGACAAATCAATGATATTATAGGAATGTTTGCTGCAGATAAAATTCCTACCGCAAGTATCAATCCAACCAATGGAAAAGTAGCTGCGGCGGATTATCAAAACATACAACAACTCATGAAAGATTCTAATGCAACTGTAGATGTAAGTATGGATTATAAAGGTCGTATAAGTGTAACTGATAAACTTTCATCAGGAACTAATATAGAAATTTCTCTTAGCGACTCTCAAAGTGGACATTTTCCAACACCTCCTTTTACCACAACTTCTACCGTTCAAAATGGTCCAAATTTCAATTTTAGCGCGAACAATTCTTTAACTATAGATGAGCCAAATGTGGACATTATCAAAGATCTGGATTTGATGATAGATGCTGTTTTGAGTGGAAATATGAGAGCGGATTCTGAAAGTGAAGATCCAAGAAATACAGGAATGCAAGGAGCTTTAGAAAGACTTGATCATTTAGCAGATCATGTCAGCAAGCTTAATACAACAATGGGAGCATATCATAATACCATCGATGGGGTGAACACGCGTGCAACCTTTTTAAGTGTTAATGTTCAAAGTATAAAATCAAATGTGATTGATGTTGATTACGGTGAGGCGATGATGAATTTGATGCAAACGCAACTTGCTTATCAAGCTTCTTTGAAAGCTAGCACGACGATATCGCAACTTAGCTTATTAAATTATATGTAA